A genome region from Drosophila simulans strain w501 chromosome 2R, Prin_Dsim_3.1, whole genome shotgun sequence includes the following:
- the LOC6734545 gene encoding sialin — protein MGQVEARTVLWYMTFIGFIVNYMIRINLNITIVDMIAGKGAIISNETHENSTDLAALAEMNERFSLERWFLDWANIPYERNGFHWNEKQQGALLGSFFWAHWTLQIPGGILATKYGTKLVFGWSNGIGVFCCFLIPLVSYWSYTGLIILRVFQGWITGLAWPSMHVLTAKWIPPNERSKFVSAYLGSSVGVALFYPIFGYIIDWTRWEWVYYICGIVGTLWFIAWQFLVFDSPAEHPRIADSERKFIEKSLGASIQGSKGPTPWKAIATSRPVWLNVVAQWGGIWGLFTLMTHAPTYFRLIHHWNIRATGFLSGLPHLMRMLFAYVFSIFADYLLRTDKMSRTNVRKLATFICCGTKGLIVLALAYFGYNATAAIVLVTVATMLHGAVSSGPLASMVDLSPNYAGIVLGVSGMIGGMPGFISPFIVGQLTHNNQTIDAWKNVFLLSSLMLTGSGILYVLFSESKLQPWNSVCHQLPDSGLKELQNLGRDQDDEEEKKPLKSDHDEEIPIVAEQETKTKSDCN, from the exons ATGGGCCAAG TCGAGGCGCGCACTGTGCTGTGGTACATGACATTCATCGGCTTCATCGTGAACTACATGATCCGGATCAATCTGAACATTACCATTGTGGACATGATTGCCGGGAAGGGTGCTATCATCTCAAATGAAACCCACGAGAACTCTACGGACTTGGCTGCCCTTGCGGAAATGAATGAACGATTTTCGCTGGAGCGTTGGTTTTTGGACTGGGCGAAT ATTCCGTACGAAAGGAATGGATTTCACTGGAACGAGAAGCAGCAGGGCGCTCTGTTGGGATCATTTTTCTGGGCCCACTGGACACTGCAGATTCCCGGCGGAATCCTGGCCACCAAGTATGGCACTAAATTGGTGTTTGGTTGGTCCAATGGCATCGGTGTGTTCTGCTGCTTCCTCATACCCCTCGTCTCGTACTGGAGCTACACGGGCTTGATTATCCTGCGAGTATTCCAGGGGTGGATAACG GGCTTGGCCTGGCCATCGATGCACGTGCTCACTGCCAAATGGATTCCGCCCAACGAGCGCAGCAAGTTTGTCAGTGCTTATTTGGGCAGttctgtgggcgtggccctgtTCTATCCGATCTTCGGCTACATCATCGATTGGACACGGTGGGAGTGGGTCTACTATATCTGCGGAATCGTGGGCACTCTCTGGTTCATCGCCTGGCAGTTCCTCGTGTTCGATAGTCCCGCTGAGCATCCACGCATCGCTGACTCGGAGAGGAAGTTCATCGAGAAGTCCTTGGGTGCCTCCATTCAGGGCAGCAAGGGACCCACACCCTGGAAGGCGATTGCCACCTCCCGTCCGGTTTGGCTGAATGTGGTCGCCCAATGGGGTGGCATCTGGGGTCTCTTCACTTTGATGACCCATGCGCCGACTTACTTCAGACTGATTCATCACTGGAACATTCGAGCA ACTGGCTTCCTGTCCGGACTGCCGCATCTTATGAGAATGCTCTTCGCTTATGTCTTCTCCATATTCGCCGACTATCTCCTGCGCACGGACAAGATGAGTCGCACCAATGTCCGCAAGTTGGCCACTTTCATTT GCTGTGGCACTAAAGGCTTAATAGTATTAGCACTAGCTTACTTTGGGTACAACGCGACGGCAGCCATTGTGTTGGTTACAGTGGCCACCATGCTTCACGGCGCCGTGTCCTCGGGTCCCTTGGCCTCCATGGTTGATCTGTCGCCAAACTATGCGGGCATTGTACTGGGCGTGAGTGGAATGATTGGTGGAATGCCGGGCTTTATATCGCCCTTCATCGTGGGCCAACTTACTCACAATAAT CAAACCATTGATGCCTGGAAGAATGTGTTCCTGCTCAGCTCGTTGATGCTAACAGGCAGTGGAATCTTGTATGTGCTTTTCTCGGAATCTAAATTGCAGCCATGGAACAGTGTCTGTCATCAGTTGCCTGATTCCGGGCTGAAGGAACTTCAGAATCTGGGACGCGATCAGGACGAtgaggaggagaagaagccTCTTAAATCTGACCATGATGAGGAAATCCCTATAGTCGCCGAACAGGagaccaaaacaaaatctgattgcaattaa